In Chlorocebus sabaeus isolate Y175 chromosome 5, mChlSab1.0.hap1, whole genome shotgun sequence, one genomic interval encodes:
- the LOC103233215 gene encoding conserved oligomeric Golgi complex subunit 8 isoform X1 yields the protein MVLFLPVLNSESAPPVVRRGSDVIAGKMATAATASSSATVSATARATAAALGEVEDEGLLASLFRDRFPEAQWRERPDVGRYLRELSGSGLERLRREPERLAEERAQLLQQTRDLAFANYKTFIRGAECTERIHRLFGDVEASLGRLLDRLPSFQQSCRNFVKEAEEISSNRRMNSLTLNRHTEILEILEIPQLMDTCVRNSYYEEALELAAYVRRLERKYSSIPVIQGIVNEVRQSMQLMLSQLIQQLRTNIQLPACLRVIGYLRRMDVFTEAELRVKFLQARDAWLRSILTAIPNDDPYFHITKTIEACRVHLFDIITQYRAIFSDEDPLLPPAVGEHTVNESAIFHGWVLQKVSQFLQVLETDLYRGIGGRLDSLLGQCMYFGLSFSRVGADFRGQLAPVFQRVAISTFQKAIQETVEKFQEEMNSYTLISAPAILGTSNMPTVVPATQPGTLQPPMVLLDFPPLACFLNNILVAFNDLRLCCPVALAQDVTGALEDALAKVTKIILAFHRAEETAFSRGEQELFVQFCTVFLEDLVPYLNRCLQVLFPPAQIAQTLGIPPTQLSKYGNLGHVNIGAIQEPLAFILPKRETLFTLDDQALGPELTAPALEPPSEEPRLDPAGPACPEGGRAEVDAEPPRVGP from the exons ATGGTCCTGTTTCTTCCTGTCCTAAATTCGGAGTCAGCGCCCCCGGTGGTCCGGAGGGGAAGTGACGTTATTGCGGGGAAGATGGCTACCGCGGCGACGGCCTCATCGTCAGCCACGGTCTCGGCCACGGCCAGGGCCACGGCAGCGGCTCTCGGCGAGGTGGAGGATGAAGGGCTCCTGGCGTCGCTGTTCCGGGACCGCTTCCCCGAGGCCCAGTGGCGTGAGCGGCCCGATGTGGGCCGCTACCTCCGGGAGTTGAGCGGCTCGGGGCTGGAGCGGCTGCGGCGCGAGCCCGAGCGCCTGGCGGAGGAGCGGGCGCAGCTGCTGCAGCAGACACGCGACTTGGCCTTCGCCAACTACAAGACCTTCATCCGCGGCGCCGAGTGCACCGAGCGCATCCACCGCCTCTTTGGCGACGTGGAGGCATCGCTCGGCCGCCTGCTCGACCGCTTGCCCAGCTTCCAGCAGAGCTGCAG GAACTTTGTGAAGGAAGCCGAGGAGATCAGCTCCAACCGTCGGATGAATAGCCTGACCCTAAACCGGCACACAGAAATTTTGGAAATACTGGAGATTCCTCAGCTCATGGACACCTGTGTCCGGAACAGTTACTATGAAGAGGCCCTGGAGCTTGCAGCCTATGTACGCCGACTGGAGAGGAAATACTCTTCCATCCCTGTCATCCAG GGCATCGTGAACGAAGTGCGCCAGTCCATGCAGCTGATGCTGAGCCAGCTGATCCAGCAACTGAGGACCAACATCCAGCTCCCCGCCTGCCTCCGTGTCATTGGCTACCTGCGGCGCATGGATGTCTTCACTGAGGCTGAGTTAAGGGTGAAGTTTCTTCAGGCCCGAGATGCTTGGCTCCGGTCCATCTTGACTGCCATTCCTAATGATGATCCCTATTTCCATATCACAAAAACCATCGAGGCCTGCCGTGTCCATCTCTTTGATATCATCACCCAGTACCGTGCCATCTTCTCAGATGAGGACCCACTGCTGCCCCCTGCCGTGGGTGAGCACACCGTGAATGAGAGTGCCATCTTCCATGGCTGGGTGCTACAGAAAGTCTCACAGTTCCTGCAGGTACTGGAGACCGACCTTTACCGGGGCATAGGCGGCCGCCTGGACTCTCTGCTGGGCCAGTGCATGTACTTTGGGCTGTCCTTCAGCCGGGTGGGAGCTGATTTCCGTGGTCAGTTGGCTCCTGTTTTCCAGCGGGTGGCCATCAGCACTTTCCAGAAAGCAATTCAGGAAACAGTGGAGAAATTCCAGGAAGAAATGAACTCCTACACACTCATCTCAGCTCCAGCCATCCTGGGCACCAGTAACATGCCTACTGTTGTGCCAGCCACCCAGCCAGGGACGCTGCAGCCACCCATGGTGCTCCTAGATTTCCCACCCCTCGCCTGCTTCCTCAACAATATTCTGGTCGCCTTCAATGATCTGCGGCTCTGCTGCCCTGTGGCCCTGGCGCAGGATGTGACTGGGGCCTTGGAAGATGCCCTTGCCAAG GTAACTAAAATAATCCTGGCCTTCCATCGCGCTGAAGAGACTGCCTTCAGCAGAGGGGAGCAAGAGCTCTTCGTCCAGTTCTGCACTGTCTTTCTGGAAGACCTTGTTCCGTATTTAAATCGCTGTCTCCAAGTCCTTTTTCCACCAGCTCAGATAGCACAGACTTTAG GCATTCCTCCCACTCAGCTCTCCAAGTACGGAAACCTCGGGCATGTGAACATCGGCGCCATTCAAGAGCCCCTCGCCTTTATCCTGCCAAAGAGAGAGACGCTCTTCACCCTGGATGACCAGGCGCTGGGGCCCGAGCTCACAGCTCCGGCACTAGAGCCTCCCTCCGAGGAGCCACGCCTGGATCCCGCGGGCCCAGCCTGCCCGGAGGGAGGGCGAGCGGAGGTGGACGCGGAACCGCCCAGAGTGGGGCCCTAG
- the LOC103233215 gene encoding conserved oligomeric Golgi complex subunit 8 isoform X3, whose translation MVLFLPVLNSESAPPVVRRGSDVIAGKMATAATASSSATVSATARATAAALGEVEDEGLLASLFRDRFPEAQWRERPDVGRYLRELSGSGLERLRREPERLAEERAQLLQQTRDLAFANYKTFIRGAECTERIHRLFGDVEASLGRLLDRLPSFQQSCRNFVKEAEEISSNRRMNSLTLNRHTEILEILEIPQLMDTCVRNSYYEEALELAAYVRRLERKYSSIPVIQGIVNEVRQSMQLMLSQLIQQLRTNIQLPACLRVIGYLRRMDVFTEAELRVKFLQARDAWLRSILTAIPNDDPYFHITKTIEACRVHLFDIITQYRAIFSDEDPLLPPAVGEHTVNESAIFHGWVLQKVSQFLQVLETDLYRGIGGRLDSLLGQCMYFGLSFSRVGADFRGQLAPVFQRVAISTFQKAIQETVEKFQEEMNSYTLISAPAILGTSNMPTVVPATQPGTLQPPMVLLDFPPLACFLNNILVAFNDLRLCCPVALAQDVTGALEDALAKVTKIILAFHRAEETAFSRGEQELFVQFCTVFLEDLVPYLNRCLQVLFPPAQIAQTLGIPPTQLSKYGNLGHVNIGAIQEPLAFILPKRETLFTLDDQALGPELTAPALEPPSEEPRLDPNGEQVAWQASGWAARIIQHEMDHLQGCLFIDKMDSRTFTNVYWMEVND comes from the exons ATGGTCCTGTTTCTTCCTGTCCTAAATTCGGAGTCAGCGCCCCCGGTGGTCCGGAGGGGAAGTGACGTTATTGCGGGGAAGATGGCTACCGCGGCGACGGCCTCATCGTCAGCCACGGTCTCGGCCACGGCCAGGGCCACGGCAGCGGCTCTCGGCGAGGTGGAGGATGAAGGGCTCCTGGCGTCGCTGTTCCGGGACCGCTTCCCCGAGGCCCAGTGGCGTGAGCGGCCCGATGTGGGCCGCTACCTCCGGGAGTTGAGCGGCTCGGGGCTGGAGCGGCTGCGGCGCGAGCCCGAGCGCCTGGCGGAGGAGCGGGCGCAGCTGCTGCAGCAGACACGCGACTTGGCCTTCGCCAACTACAAGACCTTCATCCGCGGCGCCGAGTGCACCGAGCGCATCCACCGCCTCTTTGGCGACGTGGAGGCATCGCTCGGCCGCCTGCTCGACCGCTTGCCCAGCTTCCAGCAGAGCTGCAG GAACTTTGTGAAGGAAGCCGAGGAGATCAGCTCCAACCGTCGGATGAATAGCCTGACCCTAAACCGGCACACAGAAATTTTGGAAATACTGGAGATTCCTCAGCTCATGGACACCTGTGTCCGGAACAGTTACTATGAAGAGGCCCTGGAGCTTGCAGCCTATGTACGCCGACTGGAGAGGAAATACTCTTCCATCCCTGTCATCCAG GGCATCGTGAACGAAGTGCGCCAGTCCATGCAGCTGATGCTGAGCCAGCTGATCCAGCAACTGAGGACCAACATCCAGCTCCCCGCCTGCCTCCGTGTCATTGGCTACCTGCGGCGCATGGATGTCTTCACTGAGGCTGAGTTAAGGGTGAAGTTTCTTCAGGCCCGAGATGCTTGGCTCCGGTCCATCTTGACTGCCATTCCTAATGATGATCCCTATTTCCATATCACAAAAACCATCGAGGCCTGCCGTGTCCATCTCTTTGATATCATCACCCAGTACCGTGCCATCTTCTCAGATGAGGACCCACTGCTGCCCCCTGCCGTGGGTGAGCACACCGTGAATGAGAGTGCCATCTTCCATGGCTGGGTGCTACAGAAAGTCTCACAGTTCCTGCAGGTACTGGAGACCGACCTTTACCGGGGCATAGGCGGCCGCCTGGACTCTCTGCTGGGCCAGTGCATGTACTTTGGGCTGTCCTTCAGCCGGGTGGGAGCTGATTTCCGTGGTCAGTTGGCTCCTGTTTTCCAGCGGGTGGCCATCAGCACTTTCCAGAAAGCAATTCAGGAAACAGTGGAGAAATTCCAGGAAGAAATGAACTCCTACACACTCATCTCAGCTCCAGCCATCCTGGGCACCAGTAACATGCCTACTGTTGTGCCAGCCACCCAGCCAGGGACGCTGCAGCCACCCATGGTGCTCCTAGATTTCCCACCCCTCGCCTGCTTCCTCAACAATATTCTGGTCGCCTTCAATGATCTGCGGCTCTGCTGCCCTGTGGCCCTGGCGCAGGATGTGACTGGGGCCTTGGAAGATGCCCTTGCCAAG GTAACTAAAATAATCCTGGCCTTCCATCGCGCTGAAGAGACTGCCTTCAGCAGAGGGGAGCAAGAGCTCTTCGTCCAGTTCTGCACTGTCTTTCTGGAAGACCTTGTTCCGTATTTAAATCGCTGTCTCCAAGTCCTTTTTCCACCAGCTCAGATAGCACAGACTTTAG GCATTCCTCCCACTCAGCTCTCCAAGTACGGAAACCTCGGGCATGTGAACATCGGCGCCATTCAAGAGCCCCTCGCCTTTATCCTGCCAAAGAGAGAGACGCTCTTCACCCTGGATGACCAGGCGCTGGGGCCCGAGCTCACAGCTCCGGCACTAGAGCCTCCCTCCGAGGAGCCAC
- the LOC103233215 gene encoding conserved oligomeric Golgi complex subunit 8 isoform X4 — MVLFLPVLNSESAPPVVRRGSDVIAGKMATAATASSSATVSATARATAAALGEVEDEGLLASLFRDRFPEAQWRERPDVGRYLRELSGSGLERLRREPERLAEERAQLLQQTRDLAFANYKTFIRGAECTERIHRLFGDVEASLGRLLDRLPSFQQSCRNFVKEAEEISSNRRMNSLTLNRHTEILEILEIPQLMDTCVRNSYYEEALELAAYVRRLERKYSSIPVIQGIVNEVRQSMQLMLSQLIQQLRTNIQLPACLRVIGYLRRMDVFTEAELRVKFLQARDAWLRSILTAIPNDDPYFHITKTIEACRVHLFDIITQYRAIFSDEDPLLPPAVGEHTVNESAIFHGWVLQKVSQFLQVLETDLYRGIGGRLDSLLGQCMYFGLSFSRVGADFRGQLAPVFQRVAISTFQKAIQETVEKFQEEMNSYTLISAPAILGTSNMPTVVPATQPGTLQPPMVLLDFPPLACFLNNILVAFNDLRLCCPVALAQDVTGALEDALAKGWTPMENRWRGRRAGGQPASSSTRWTTCRAACLLTKWTAGHSQTSIGWR; from the exons ATGGTCCTGTTTCTTCCTGTCCTAAATTCGGAGTCAGCGCCCCCGGTGGTCCGGAGGGGAAGTGACGTTATTGCGGGGAAGATGGCTACCGCGGCGACGGCCTCATCGTCAGCCACGGTCTCGGCCACGGCCAGGGCCACGGCAGCGGCTCTCGGCGAGGTGGAGGATGAAGGGCTCCTGGCGTCGCTGTTCCGGGACCGCTTCCCCGAGGCCCAGTGGCGTGAGCGGCCCGATGTGGGCCGCTACCTCCGGGAGTTGAGCGGCTCGGGGCTGGAGCGGCTGCGGCGCGAGCCCGAGCGCCTGGCGGAGGAGCGGGCGCAGCTGCTGCAGCAGACACGCGACTTGGCCTTCGCCAACTACAAGACCTTCATCCGCGGCGCCGAGTGCACCGAGCGCATCCACCGCCTCTTTGGCGACGTGGAGGCATCGCTCGGCCGCCTGCTCGACCGCTTGCCCAGCTTCCAGCAGAGCTGCAG GAACTTTGTGAAGGAAGCCGAGGAGATCAGCTCCAACCGTCGGATGAATAGCCTGACCCTAAACCGGCACACAGAAATTTTGGAAATACTGGAGATTCCTCAGCTCATGGACACCTGTGTCCGGAACAGTTACTATGAAGAGGCCCTGGAGCTTGCAGCCTATGTACGCCGACTGGAGAGGAAATACTCTTCCATCCCTGTCATCCAG GGCATCGTGAACGAAGTGCGCCAGTCCATGCAGCTGATGCTGAGCCAGCTGATCCAGCAACTGAGGACCAACATCCAGCTCCCCGCCTGCCTCCGTGTCATTGGCTACCTGCGGCGCATGGATGTCTTCACTGAGGCTGAGTTAAGGGTGAAGTTTCTTCAGGCCCGAGATGCTTGGCTCCGGTCCATCTTGACTGCCATTCCTAATGATGATCCCTATTTCCATATCACAAAAACCATCGAGGCCTGCCGTGTCCATCTCTTTGATATCATCACCCAGTACCGTGCCATCTTCTCAGATGAGGACCCACTGCTGCCCCCTGCCGTGGGTGAGCACACCGTGAATGAGAGTGCCATCTTCCATGGCTGGGTGCTACAGAAAGTCTCACAGTTCCTGCAGGTACTGGAGACCGACCTTTACCGGGGCATAGGCGGCCGCCTGGACTCTCTGCTGGGCCAGTGCATGTACTTTGGGCTGTCCTTCAGCCGGGTGGGAGCTGATTTCCGTGGTCAGTTGGCTCCTGTTTTCCAGCGGGTGGCCATCAGCACTTTCCAGAAAGCAATTCAGGAAACAGTGGAGAAATTCCAGGAAGAAATGAACTCCTACACACTCATCTCAGCTCCAGCCATCCTGGGCACCAGTAACATGCCTACTGTTGTGCCAGCCACCCAGCCAGGGACGCTGCAGCCACCCATGGTGCTCCTAGATTTCCCACCCCTCGCCTGCTTCCTCAACAATATTCTGGTCGCCTTCAATGATCTGCGGCTCTGCTGCCCTGTGGCCCTGGCGCAGGATGTGACTGGGGCCTTGGAAGATGCCCTTGCCAAG
- the NIP7 gene encoding 60S ribosome subunit biogenesis protein NIP7 homolog — protein sequence MRPLTEEETRVMFEKIAKYIGENLQLLVDRPDGTYCFRLHNDRVYYVSEKIMKLAANISGDKLVSLGTCFGKFTKTHKFRLHVTALDYLAPYAKYKVWVKPGAEQSFLYGNHVLKSGLGRITENTSQYQGVVVYSMADIPLGFGVAAKSTQDCRKVDPMAIVVFHQADVGEYVRHEETLT from the exons ATGCGGCCTTTGACTGAAGAAGAGACCCGTGTCATGTTTGAGAAGATCGCGAAATA TATCGGGGAGAATCTTCAGCTGCTGGTGGACCGGCCCGATGGCACCTACTGTTTCCGTCTGCACAACGACCGGGTGTACTATGTGAG TGAGAAGATTATGAAGCTGGCCGCTAATATCTCCGGGGACAAGCTGGTGTCGCTGGGGACCTGCTTTGGAAAATTCACTAAAACCCACAAGTTTCGGTTGCACGTCACAGCCCTGGATTACCTTGCACCTTATGCCAAG TATAAAGTGTGGGTAAAGCCTGGTGCAGAGCAGTCGTTCCTGTATGGGAACCATGTGTTGAAATCTGGTCTGGGTCGAATCACTGAAAATACTTCTCAGTaccagggcgtggtggtgtactCCATGGCAGACATCCCTTTG GGTTTTGGAGTGGCAGCAAAATCTACACAAGACTGCAGAAAAGTAGACCCCATGGCGATTGTAGTATTTCATCAGGCAGACGTTGGGGAATATGTGCGGCATGAAGAGACGTTGACTTAA